The sequence ATTGATGGCACGTATTTTACAAATTGAAGATAATAATGATATCCAGAAAATTTTACGAGACTTTTTTTCAGAAGAACACGAGGTGATTCAAGCATACTCAGGAACCGAGGGCTTGCGGTTATTTGAAGCGGAAAATATTGACTTAGTTCTTTTAGACATTATGCTGCCTGGAAAAAGCGGTGAAGAAGTCCTTCAAGAAATTCGCAAAGTTAGTTCTGTTCCCATTATCATGCTGACAGCTCTTAGTGATAAGCAGCTGATCAGTCAATATTTGCTTGCAGGTGCTAATGATTATATCGTCAAACCTTTTGATCTTGAAGAAGTTTATGCACGCGTGACAGTTCAACTACGTAGTGTAACAAAAAGCCACAATCCAGCAACTAAACAGACGGCTTTGTCAATTAAAAATATCACTGTCAATCCAGACACTTTTGAAATTTCTTATTTAGAAAAATCTGTACGATTAGGAAAGAAAGAATTTCAGATTTTACACGCCTTGCTTCAGTACCCTAAGAAAATATTTACCAAGGAAGACTTGTATGAATCGGTTTGGAAAGAGCCTTACTTACCCGGTGATAATACTTTAAATGCGCAGTTAAGCAATCTTCGCAGAAAACTCGCACAGGTTGATGATAGCACAGACTATATTGAAACAATCTGGGGATTAGGTGTTCGGCTAAAAGGAGAAGATTGATGATTGTGATCTTATTTTCTGGTTTAAGTTTGGCCTTTGTTCTAGCCATAATCTATCTTATACGATACCATTTGGCAGTAAAATCTCTGAGCCAACAGATTGAAGAAAAATAAATAATGCTAGTCAGAGACGCTTTATATTGAAAAATCAACCTCAGAGTCTCATTGAATTAACAAATAAGATCGAAAGCCTATTTGGGCAGATTGAAAAGACAAGTCTCATAGCTCTTCAGGAAAAGAAAACCTTAGACATGGCTATTAGTAATATTGCCCATGATATTCGAACACCCTTGACCATTGCTAGCGGTTATACTCAGCAAAGTCTGCGTAAGGAAACGATTGATGCAGCCGATTTGGAAAAAATCTCTGAAAATCTGACTGTAGTTTCTAAACGTCTTGAGGCTCTTTTGGAATATCGTCGCCTTACAGAAGGAACTATCCGACCGCAGATACAAAAGATTGCGCTGTCACATCTTGTTACCAAGAGTATCCTTTCCTATTACGATATGTTTCAACAGGTTGGTATAACGCTAGATTTGCAGATTGAGGAAAAGATTCCATTTGAGACAGATCCTGAAATTTTTGAACGTTTTTTTCAAAATATTATTAGCAATATTCTTAAACACGGCAAAGATCAGGCACAGTTAACCTTGAAGAAAACAGATCAAAAAATTATTCTGCAAGCCAAAAATATCGTCCAGCAACCCATCCAACATTTGGAACAGCTGACAACACGTTTTTATACAGAAAATATGTCAGATACGGAAGAATCTTCAGGCTTGGGACTTTATATCACACAGCATTTAGTGGAAATTTTAGGCGGAGAATTGGTTTTAACAACTGAAGGGAATTGGTTTATTTTAACTGTAATACTATAAAAGAATCATTGTGCATAAAACATAATTATGCACAATGATTCTTTTTATAAGTCTTGTTTTTTAAAAATAATTAAGCCAAATAATGCAAAGATGACGATAAATCCAAGAGCAACTAAAGCCGAATTTTGTGCAATAGTTGCATCACTTGCAAGGCCAAAGTTGAAGTTTAAACCAAAGTACTTAAATAGTTCTATTTTAGAAAAGATAACAGCAGGGAGACCCAAGATGGCAGTCCCAAGAATAAAGCTTACAAAGATAGCTACAATTGAGTGAGTCATATAAAGTGCAAAGGTAGCAATGCTAGCCCAGGCAATACTGCATAATAGCTGAATAAGGACTGTTATCGTAAAATGTGCAGCGAAATTATGAGGTGCTGTACCTAGACCGTGAACGATTGTTCCCAAGATGAAGGCTAGTGCATATGAGAGGATAAACTGACTAAATGAAATAGCAATAATGACAGAAGCTTTCGCAAAGAAATAACCGGTTCGCGACACACCGCAAGTAATACTATTTTTATATAATTTTTGATTTAGATCCACACCAACAACGATGGCAATAATAATTAAGATAAACAGCACTGTAGTAGAAATATTATTCGAGCAATTGATAAGGGCTTTAAAGCCAGTCCAAGTAGTTTTTACTTTTTGTGGAGGTTGGATACCAACGTGCCCTGTATCTCCCCAAAAAACACCAGAAATAATATTTAGTATTAAAAGAAATTCTGAAATCCAAAATCCTTTGGAGCGAAATAAACGATAGAAATCAGCTTGAATCGTGTGTAACATAATGAACCCTCCCTTCTTTATTATTCTACAATTTTTGTGAAGTAATCTTCTAAATCTTGGCGTTTGTAGTAGATTTCGTCAATATCAACAGCATTTGCAACCAGTTCTTTGGCAATGCCTTTGATGCTATGAGATTGTCCGAATACATGAATTTCATTGTCCGCGTTAGTGACCTTAATACGATAATTCATTTGATCCTGAAGAATTTGACTGGCTTTATTGATATGACTGGTCTTTAAAACGATATAATCTTCGCTTTGGGTATCAAAATCAGCCTTGCTAATTTCCTTGATAATATGACCATTCTCAATAATACCGAACCTAGTAGCTACTTGATAAAGCTCAGATAGGATATGACTGGAAATAATCACTGTCATGCCGTGTTCTCCGTTAAGTTTCTTAATCATGTGACGAAATTCTTTGATCGCCACAGGATCCAAGCCATTAATTGGTTCGTCTAAGATGAGAAAATCCGGTTTGACAATCAAGGCTATAGCTATACCCAGACGCTGTTTCATACCAAGTGAAAAACCACGGAATTTTTTCTTACCTGTATTGGTAAGGCCAACCAGTGCTAAACTTTCGTCAATTACTTTGTCAGCATTAGGAACATGTCGTGCCTTGCAGTAGTAGTGCAGATTTTGTCGAGCACTCAAATGATTAAGTGCAACAGGTGTCTCAATCACAGAACCAACACGCTTAAGAGCGTGTGTCCATTCGCTCTGGGTGCTAGAACCAAAGACTGAAATACTTCCCTGACTTGGCTGAATAAGTTTTGTAATGACTTTGATGAGAGTTGTCTTACCTGCGCCATTTTTACCAATTAGTCCATAGATCTCACCTTTTTGAATAGTAAGATTAACATTATCAAGCGCTAATTGTTGTCCATATCGTTTAGACAAGTGTTTGATTTCAAGTACCTTTTTCATAATTTGCCTCCTTTTTTAATTAACCAATAAAAATACTTAAAGATACTTAAACTGTATTTCTTTTTACACTTTAAATATAGAATTTGAAAATCAAATAAATATCAATCAATTCTCAAATATCTCTAAAATCACCTCAAACAAAAGGTTATGACATCTTTCCGAAAAACTGTAATTTTCTTGAAAATAGTGTGTAGGTGTGCTATACTTTTAATAATCACAATTATGGAGCTATATTTGAATGAGACGTGAACTCTTACTTGAAAAAATTGACGAACTTAAGGAACTTATGCCTTGGTATGTGCTAGAGTATTATCAATCTAAATTGACAGTTCCTTATAGTTTTACGACCTTATACGAATATTTAAAAGAATATCGGCGTTTCTTTGAATGGTTAATTGATTCTGGTGTCTCTAATGCGAATAAACTTGCCGATATTCCGCTGGAAACTTTGGAGCATCTTAGTAAAAAAGATATGGAATCCTTTATTCTTTATTTACGAGAACGAACTCTTTTAAACACTAAAAACAAACGTCAAGGTGTCTCTCAGACAACGATAAACCGCACACTTTCAGCCTTATCAAGTCTTTATAAATACTTGACTGAGGAAGTTGAAAATGCTGATGGTGAACCTTATTTTTATCGAAATGTCATGAAAAAGGTATCAACTAAAAAGAAAAAGGAAACGTTAGCCGCACGAGCCGAGAATATTAAACAAAAACTCTTTTTAGGCAATGAAACAATGGAATTTTTAGAATATGTAGATTGTGAATATGAACACAAACTTTCTAAACGCGCTCTTTCCTCTTTCCGAAAAAATAAAGAAAGAGATTTAGCCATTATTGCTTTGCTGCTAGCATCTGGAGTTCGTCTTTCAGAGGCTGTTAACCTTGATCTTAAGGATGTTAATCTCAATATGATGATTATTGAAGTTACCCGTAAGGGCGGCAAACACGATTCGGTTAATGTCGCTGGTTTCGCTAAACCTTACTTAGAAAACTATATTACTATCAGACAGGGGCGTTATAAGGCTGAAAAGACTGATCTAGCCTTCTTTTTATCCGAATATCGTGGTATTCCTAATCGCATGGATGCTTCTTCTATTGAAAAAATGGTTGCTAAATATTCGCAAGATTTCAAAATCCGCGTCACTCCTCATAAATTAAGGCATACACTTGCAACCAGGTTATATGATGCTACCAAATCACAAGTTTTGGTCAGTCATCAATTAGGACATGCTTCTACTCAAGTAACAGACCTTTATACTCACATCGTTAATGATGAACAAAAAAATGCCTTAGACAAATTGTAACATAACTATATTTATGTAAACAAATGTTTAAATGACTTGATTCCCCATACCTCATAGTTAGTATAACTATATAAAAAGGTTTGGGGAACTTTTGAGGCAGGAGATAGATAGAGCCAGAAAAGCTGGTATCATCAGTACCACATTGTTATGATCTTGCTTTTCAAAAAGTGTAAACTTACATTCTACTGAAATTCCCTATTTAAAAGAAATATTTTTCATGAAAACATATATATCTATATAAAAATGTTAAAAAAGCAGCTAGATACTACTTTATCCATCTTTAATATAAATAAGAATATCTTTACATTTAGATGTTAAAACATTCTAATTATTTTAACATTAAGATACCATTTTTTATTTTTAAATAAAAAATTCAGAAAATAAAAGATAAGTTTTCGAAAAGATGACGTTTTAAGAACAATCAACTCATTGCCTTGATTTTTATTAAAAAAGTATTATTATTAATTATAATTATAAAAAAGGAGATATTTTTAATGAACACTTTAGCTTTTGAACAATTTGAAACTTTGGATACTGAATCTCTGTCATCTGTTGAGGCCGGAGGTGTTATCTTAGGTGTTGCTGGTGCTATAGCTGGCGGAGTAGGGGGCTTCCTTACTGGAGCGGTAGCCGGAGCTGCAGTTGGATCTGTAACTGTGCCAGTTGTTGGTTCAATTCCGGGAGCTACTGCTGGAGCTATCGGTGGAGCTATAACCGGAGCTGCTACTCTTGGTATAGCCGGTGCCGCTGTTAATAACTGGGGACCTTGGGTCTAATTGCTACCAGAGAAAGGGGGAGGGATATATGCTATCACCTAAACTTGCTTGGTTTGTTCTTGCTAGCTACCCCATTTTATTACTCATTTCATTGTTATTACCAATTAAAAATATCAAAATTATTGTGTATACAATATTACTAGTAGAAAATCTTTTGGTCATTGCACTTTTCTTAAAAGGAAAGTATTTTGCATAATACAAAGGTGAAAATAGCTTTTTGTAAGAATAATAAGGATAAAAGAAAACAACCTGATTCCTAACTTCAAAAGGGATTAGGTTGTTTTTTATACTCATTGGTATTTTTCTTAAGAAAGTGAGATTTATAGCATATGAGAGCACTTCATTTAGCAGATATTACTGATTGCTTACAATTTTTAACGATCATTCATGAATTTTTAAGGCTTTTACAATAAATAGGTTATGAAATCTCAAAATTTACTGGAAAATATAGGCTTGAGATTTAAACGTTACAAATTCGTTCCGCAAATAGATCTAAAGCCATCACTAACTATATTTTTTACTACAATAATAAAGGACTCAGCCCTGTGCAATACAGGACTAAATCCCTTCAATAATTTCTTGTCCAACTTTTTGGGATCAGTACATTAATCTTCTAGAACTTTTTTATATGGATAAATTTTCTTTAATCAAAATCAATGGTAACAGAAACATTTTGTACAGGGACATCGTAGAAGGGATCTTCACGACGCCCCAAGAAATCTTTAGCTTGTTTTGGGAAAGAGGCATAACTTAAAACATCTTCTTCACTTCTTGCATATTCAGCAATTTCCTGTCTAAGTTTAGGTAATTGAGGTCCAATTAAGTCTGCAGGGCGTACTGTAATCACTTCTTCATCCCCAATGATTTTTACTTTAATATCATCAGCAATGGCTGCAGGTGGGCGTCCATAAAGTCCACGGACATAATCCTTAATTTCGTTAGGAACGACCTTATAACGTTCATCAGAGATAATGTTCATCAGAGATTGTGTCCCAACCATTTGCGATAAAGGTGTAACCAATGGCGGGTAACCCAAATCAGCTCTAACACGGGGAACTTCGGCCAACACTTCTTCATAGCGGTCATCTAAACCTTGTTCTGTCAATTGACTAAGCAAATTAGACAACATCCCCCCCGGAACTTGATAAATCAAAGTTTTAGGCTCTATATCCTTAGTCTTAGGATTTAAAAGACCTTCTTTACGATAGTGATCACGGACGGTATTGAAATGAACTGCTGCTGCCTCAACTTTCTTTAGATCAACACCTGTTTCAAAACCAAGTTCTTCTAAAGCGATAACCATTGATTCTGTCGCTGGTTGACTAGTTCCGCCTGCAAAAGAAGATACAGACGTATCAATAATATCAGCACCTGCTTCTGCAACCTTAAGATAGGTCATTTCAGAGATACCACTTGTCGCATGAGTATGTACTTCTAGTGGCAGCTCAACCGCTTCCTTGATACGCTTGACAAGGTCATAACCTGTTTGTGGTGTTAAAACACCAGCCATATCCTTAATACAAATGGAATCTGCTCCAATTTCAGCATACTCTTTAGATAAATGAACAAAATAATCAACTGTATGAACAGGACTCGTTGTATAAGAAATAGCTGCTTGAGCATGCCCACCAGCTTCCTTAGTAGCATTAACTGCTGTTTGTAGATTACGCGGATCATTTAAAGCATCAAAAATACGGACGATATCAATACCATTTTCAACCGATTTTTGAATGAAAGAGCAAATAACATCATCAGCATAATTGCGGTAGCCCAATAAATTTTGACCACGCAGCAACATCTGCAATTTTGTCTTTTTTACATGTTTACGAATAGTACGCAATCTTTCCCATGGATCCTCGTTTAAAAAACGAAGGCAGGAATCAAAGGTCGCTCCACCCCACATCTCTAAGGCGTGATATCCAGCTTCATCCAAAGTTTTAAGAACAGGCAGCATTTCTTTAGTTGTCATTCGTGTAGCAATTTGACTTTGCTGTCCGTCTCTTAAGACCGTCTCCATAATATGGATTCTTGTCATTTTTATCCTCCTTTAGTGATTGATTTTGATGAGTTTTGCGATAGCTTCTTGCATTTCAATAACACTGTGTTTACGAGAACGGCTGCAAATTTTAGCATCGTTTTGGCAAACATAACATTGACGTCTAGGAAAACCGAGTCTCTGACGACTGATTGGCTGCGGTATACCATTAACTAGATGTAAGACATCCAAATCCATCAGACGGCCAATGCTATGTTTTGTCTCAACAGCAATCATCTTCGTTTTCAACTCTAATACAGACAAGTCAGAAAGGCAATAATATTCCCAGCCAGTCTTTTGATGAATATCCCTTTCAAAAATAATATGGTCTTTTAAGTCTTCCTTGACAAGATTAATAATTGACTGAAAGGCTTTATTTAAGCTTTCTGAGCTTTTAATTGGACCGGGAATGTTCATGGTAGCACACAGTAAGGATTTCTCTTTAAATTTTTGAAGTAAAGACAATTGTCGAAAACTGCGTTGTTCACGAGCAGCCATCATCTCCTTAAGTGTGACTTCTTCTCCCTTAAAAATATCTATATCAGACATTACGAACAACATCAATTAAGCTACCATCGCGGTATTCAATAAGCGCTACAACTCTATCACCATATTGAATAGGTTGAGGATTACCAACAATAGCGTAAGCTTTTTCCTTTAATTCTTCAATGGTCAATTGAGGTACTTTCAAATCTTTGAAATGTTCAATCAAATCTGGACGATTAGGATTGATAGCAATACCAACTTCTGTTACGACAACATCAACACTTGTACCCGGTGTGATAACAGTATTAACCTTATCAACAAAAGTAGGAATACGTCCACGAACCAATGGGGAAATAACCAGACTCATTTTAGCAGCAAAAGCTGTATCACAGTGACCGCCTGACGCTCCGCGAATAACGCCATCTGAACCTGTCATAACATTAACATTGAAATTTGTATCAACCTCCAAAGCTGAGAGAACGCAAGTGTCTAATTGATTGATAACAGAACCCTTACTTAATGGCGAAGCATACATATTAGCATCGATTTCATAATGTTTTTCAGCATTACGATCCAAAGATACAGCAGATGGATGGTCGAAATCTTGAACATCGAGGATCTTATCAACCAGCCCTTCTTCCAATAGTTCAACCATTGCATTCGTAATACCACCGAGTGCGAAATTAGCTTTTATGTTATCCTTAAGCATTTGTTCGCGCATAAAACGTGTCACAGCAAGGGAAGCACCTCCAGTACCTGTTTGGAAAGAGAAACCTTCCTTATAGTAAGGAGAGCTTGTAATCACTTTAGCAGCATACTCTGCAATAAGTAATTCTTTAGGATTCTTAGTATAACGTGTAGCACCTTTAGCAATACCTTCTGGATCACCAATAGCATCTACTACGACTACATAATCAACATCTGTTTGCGGGATGCTAATAGGTGTATTAGGATATGGCACCAAAGTATCTGTAACAATGACGACCTGATCAGCATATTTGGCATCAATCATAGCATAACCAAGTGAACCACAGGTTGTTTTTCCTCTAGTTCCGTTAGCATTGCCATAAGCATCCGAGCTTGGAGCTCCCAAAAAGGCAACATCAATATGGATATCATCTGCTGCAATAGCACGCGCACGTCCACCGTGAGAACGAATAACAACAGGATTTTCCATAATACCTTCTGAAATAGCGGCACCGACTTTATCACGCAGACCACTTGAAGTAATATTAGTGACAACACCATTTTTAATATGATCAATCAGTGGTTCATGAACATTGGCAATTGAACTTGGAGCGATAGAAATATCTTTGATCCCCATCTTAGCAATCTCATCAAGTACCATATTCATGACATAATCACCTTCACGAAAATGATGGTGGAAAGAAATGGTCATACCATCTTTGAGTCCCGTTTTTTCAATTGCTTCATGAATAGAAGACAATAATTTGTCATCACTAGGCTTTACCGGCTTAACTTGTCGGCTGGATTCCTTATAGCTTTTAATATGTGCAAGTTCTCCTTCAAATACACCATATTGATCAGCATATTTTCGAGGGATATCTCGTCCTAATTTATTTTCTGCCATTTCAAATATCCTCCTCAGTAAGTAATCCAGCAGCCTTAGCTAAAGCAATGACACGTTCGGCACGCTCAACAATCGGTTTATCAACCATTTTACCTTGAAGCGAAACAACACCAGCTCCCTTGCTTTCAGCTTCACGAATGGCCCAAACAACTTCTTTTGCCTTTTGAATTTCTTTTTCATTTGGAGCGTAAATTGCATTAACCAATGGAATTTGACGAGGGTTGATAACAGATTTACCATCAAATCCAAGTTGCTTAATTAAACGTACTTCATTTTGAAATCCTTCTGGATTATTAACATCAGAATAAACAGTGTCAACTGCTGCGATACCAGCAGCACGAGCAGCATGTAAAATCATATTGCGAGCAAAGAAAAGTTCTTGACCATCAGGGTAACGGCGCGTTTTCATATTGGTAACATAATCTTCAGCTCCAAGAGCAATCCCAATTAAACGATTTGATGCTTTAGCAATTGCAGGCGCATTCAAGACTCCTTGGGCAGATTCAATTGCTGCCATCATTTTTGTCCGTCCAATTTCGATGCTATTGTTACGCTCTACTCTTTCAATGACAGCTTCAACTTCTCTAATATCTTGAGCAGTTTCTGTTTTTGGCAATCGAATAACATCAACACC comes from Streptococcus troglodytae and encodes:
- a CDS encoding response regulator transcription factor produces the protein MARILQIEDNNDIQKILRDFFSEEHEVIQAYSGTEGLRLFEAENIDLVLLDIMLPGKSGEEVLQEIRKVSSVPIIMLTALSDKQLISQYLLAGANDYIVKPFDLEEVYARVTVQLRSVTKSHNPATKQTALSIKNITVNPDTFEISYLEKSVRLGKKEFQILHALLQYPKKIFTKEDLYESVWKEPYLPGDNTLNAQLSNLRRKLAQVDDSTDYIETIWGLGVRLKGED
- a CDS encoding ABC transporter permease, producing MLHTIQADFYRLFRSKGFWISEFLLILNIISGVFWGDTGHVGIQPPQKVKTTWTGFKALINCSNNISTTVLFILIIIAIVVGVDLNQKLYKNSITCGVSRTGYFFAKASVIIAISFSQFILSYALAFILGTIVHGLGTAPHNFAAHFTITVLIQLLCSIAWASIATFALYMTHSIVAIFVSFILGTAILGLPAVIFSKIELFKYFGLNFNFGLASDATIAQNSALVALGFIVIFALFGLIIFKKQDL
- a CDS encoding ABC transporter ATP-binding protein, whose product is MKKVLEIKHLSKRYGQQLALDNVNLTIQKGEIYGLIGKNGAGKTTLIKVITKLIQPSQGSISVFGSSTQSEWTHALKRVGSVIETPVALNHLSARQNLHYYCKARHVPNADKVIDESLALVGLTNTGKKKFRGFSLGMKQRLGIAIALIVKPDFLILDEPINGLDPVAIKEFRHMIKKLNGEHGMTVIISSHILSELYQVATRFGIIENGHIIKEISKADFDTQSEDYIVLKTSHINKASQILQDQMNYRIKVTNADNEIHVFGQSHSIKGIAKELVANAVDIDEIYYKRQDLEDYFTKIVE
- the xerS gene encoding tyrosine recombinase XerS; translated protein: MRRELLLEKIDELKELMPWYVLEYYQSKLTVPYSFTTLYEYLKEYRRFFEWLIDSGVSNANKLADIPLETLEHLSKKDMESFILYLRERTLLNTKNKRQGVSQTTINRTLSALSSLYKYLTEEVENADGEPYFYRNVMKKVSTKKKKETLAARAENIKQKLFLGNETMEFLEYVDCEYEHKLSKRALSSFRKNKERDLAIIALLLASGVRLSEAVNLDLKDVNLNMMIIEVTRKGGKHDSVNVAGFAKPYLENYITIRQGRYKAEKTDLAFFLSEYRGIPNRMDASSIEKMVAKYSQDFKIRVTPHKLRHTLATRLYDATKSQVLVSHQLGHASTQVTDLYTHIVNDEQKNALDKL
- a CDS encoding Blp family class II bacteriocin; amino-acid sequence: MNTLAFEQFETLDTESLSSVEAGGVILGVAGAIAGGVGGFLTGAVAGAAVGSVTVPVVGSIPGATAGAIGGAITGAATLGIAGAAVNNWGPWV
- a CDS encoding oxaloacetate decarboxylase subunit alpha; the encoded protein is MTRIHIMETVLRDGQQSQIATRMTTKEMLPVLKTLDEAGYHALEMWGGATFDSCLRFLNEDPWERLRTIRKHVKKTKLQMLLRGQNLLGYRNYADDVICSFIQKSVENGIDIVRIFDALNDPRNLQTAVNATKEAGGHAQAAISYTTSPVHTVDYFVHLSKEYAEIGADSICIKDMAGVLTPQTGYDLVKRIKEAVELPLEVHTHATSGISEMTYLKVAEAGADIIDTSVSSFAGGTSQPATESMVIALEELGFETGVDLKKVEAAAVHFNTVRDHYRKEGLLNPKTKDIEPKTLIYQVPGGMLSNLLSQLTEQGLDDRYEEVLAEVPRVRADLGYPPLVTPLSQMVGTQSLMNIISDERYKVVPNEIKDYVRGLYGRPPAAIADDIKVKIIGDEEVITVRPADLIGPQLPKLRQEIAEYARSEEDVLSYASFPKQAKDFLGRREDPFYDVPVQNVSVTIDFD
- the citX gene encoding citrate lyase holo-[acyl-carrier protein] synthase, which encodes MSDIDIFKGEEVTLKEMMAAREQRSFRQLSLLQKFKEKSLLCATMNIPGPIKSSESLNKAFQSIINLVKEDLKDHIIFERDIHQKTGWEYYCLSDLSVLELKTKMIAVETKHSIGRLMDLDVLHLVNGIPQPISRQRLGFPRRQCYVCQNDAKICSRSRKHSVIEMQEAIAKLIKINH
- the citF gene encoding citrate lyase subunit alpha; its protein translation is MAENKLGRDIPRKYADQYGVFEGELAHIKSYKESSRQVKPVKPSDDKLLSSIHEAIEKTGLKDGMTISFHHHFREGDYVMNMVLDEIAKMGIKDISIAPSSIANVHEPLIDHIKNGVVTNITSSGLRDKVGAAISEGIMENPVVIRSHGGRARAIAADDIHIDVAFLGAPSSDAYGNANGTRGKTTCGSLGYAMIDAKYADQVVIVTDTLVPYPNTPISIPQTDVDYVVVVDAIGDPEGIAKGATRYTKNPKELLIAEYAAKVITSSPYYKEGFSFQTGTGGASLAVTRFMREQMLKDNIKANFALGGITNAMVELLEEGLVDKILDVQDFDHPSAVSLDRNAEKHYEIDANMYASPLSKGSVINQLDTCVLSALEVDTNFNVNVMTGSDGVIRGASGGHCDTAFAAKMSLVISPLVRGRIPTFVDKVNTVITPGTSVDVVVTEVGIAINPNRPDLIEHFKDLKVPQLTIEELKEKAYAIVGNPQPIQYGDRVVALIEYRDGSLIDVVRNV
- the citE gene encoding citrate (pro-3S)-lyase subunit beta gives rise to the protein MERLRRTMMFVPGANAAMLRDAPLYGADSIMFDLEDSVSLKEKDASRTLVHFALKTFDYSKVETVVRINSLDSCGALDIEAVIVAGVDVIRLPKTETAQDIREVEAVIERVERNNSIEIGRTKMMAAIESAQGVLNAPAIAKASNRLIGIALGAEDYVTNMKTRRYPDGQELFFARNMILHAARAAGIAAVDTVYSDVNNPEGFQNEVRLIKQLGFDGKSVINPRQIPLVNAIYAPNEKEIQKAKEVVWAIREAESKGAGVVSLQGKMVDKPIVERAERVIALAKAAGLLTEEDI